In Solobacterium moorei, a single genomic region encodes these proteins:
- the rpsO gene encoding 30S ribosomal protein S15, producing the protein MLSKETVAQIAKDFGRKEGDTGSVEVQVALLTHQINTLTVHMQANKKDYSSNRGLLKMVGRRRKMLDYLKKHDVNRYRELVQKLGLRK; encoded by the coding sequence ATGTTATCAAAGGAAACAGTAGCACAGATTGCAAAGGATTTTGGTCGTAAGGAAGGTGACACAGGTTCTGTTGAAGTACAGGTTGCTCTATTAACACACCAGATCAACACATTAACTGTACATATGCAGGCTAATAAGAAGGACTATTCTTCTAACCGTGGTCTATTAAAGATGGTTGGTCGTAGAAGAAAGATGCTCGATTACCTCAAGAAGCATGATGTTAACCGTTACCGTGAATTAGTTCAGAAGTTAGGATTAAGAAAGTAA
- a CDS encoding ABC transporter ATP-binding protein, protein MSYITFREVRKTYHVGEIDIHALDGVNFEVEQGQVVVVAGASGAGKSTILNILGGMDTVTSGSVIVDGKHVDAMNEKELTDYRRFDIGFVFQFYNLVQNLTALENVELASEICKNPLDPKKVLAQVGLQDRMNNFPAQLSGGEQQRVAIARAIAKNPKLLLCDEPTGALDYVTGKQILQLLQDTARNHGMTVIIITHNLAICPMGDLVCHVKSGKVISIEKNDHPKDITEIEW, encoded by the coding sequence ATGAGCTATATTACATTTCGAGAAGTAAGAAAAACATATCATGTTGGTGAAATCGATATTCATGCATTGGATGGTGTCAACTTTGAAGTAGAACAGGGCCAGGTTGTCGTTGTGGCTGGTGCCAGTGGTGCTGGTAAGAGTACAATTTTAAACATTCTTGGTGGAATGGATACTGTCACAAGTGGTTCTGTTATCGTAGATGGAAAACATGTTGATGCGATGAATGAAAAAGAGTTAACTGACTATCGTCGTTTTGATATTGGTTTTGTCTTCCAATTCTATAACTTAGTACAGAATCTTACTGCTTTGGAAAATGTAGAATTAGCTTCAGAAATCTGTAAAAATCCACTGGATCCAAAAAAGGTTTTGGCACAGGTGGGCTTACAAGATCGTATGAATAATTTTCCTGCACAATTGTCCGGTGGTGAACAACAGCGTGTAGCGATTGCTAGAGCAATTGCTAAGAATCCTAAGTTACTTTTATGTGATGAACCAACTGGTGCACTCGACTATGTAACAGGGAAACAAATCTTACAATTACTACAGGATACAGCACGTAATCATGGCATGACGGTCATTATCATTACACATAATCTGGCCATCTGTCCGATGGGAGATTTAGTCTGTCATGTCAAAAGTGGAAAAGTTATCTCAATTGAAAAGAATGATCATCCAAAGGATATAACGGAGATAGAGTGGTAA